One window from the genome of Cryptomeria japonica chromosome 6, Sugi_1.0, whole genome shotgun sequence encodes:
- the LOC131073027 gene encoding glycine-rich RNA-binding protein 4, mitochondrial isoform X2: protein MAFASKLGNLLRQSKSKHTSFNGSTSMPSIYQALRHMSSSRLFVAGLSYAIDEQFLKESFTEFGEITEARIIYDWDSGRSRGFGFISFTSDEEAASALKSMDGKQLSGRILHVNYANERRSGFGGGGYGQNDGYASGGGYNRNDGYGTTTAYSQNNNNDQYGNGGGYSQSQSEYGSSGGFGDNDGHGSGTVGMVDGDIGYDNESGDNVGNMGKG, encoded by the exons ATGGCTTTTGCAAGCAAACTTGGAAACCTTTTGAGACAAAGCAAATCTAAGCACACAAGCTTTAATGGATCTACATCCATGCCATCAATATATCAAGCATTACGACACATGTCCTCGTCAAGGCTTTTTGTTGCAG GTCTGTCCTATGCAATCGATGAGCAGTTTCTAAAGGAATCATTTACTGAATTTGGTGAAATTACCGAAG CAAGAATTATTTATGACTGGGACAGTGGTAGGTCGAGAGGTTTTGGTTTTATCAGCTTCACTTCTGATGAGGAGGCTGCTTCTGCCTTAAAAAGCATGGATGGCAAG CAACTCAGTGGACGGATACTTCATGTCAATTATGCTAATGAAAGAAGAAGTGGCTTCGGAGGTGGCGGCTACGGTCAGAATGATGGGTATGCAAGTGGAGGTGGCTACAACCGGAATGATGGATATGGAACTACCACTGCCTATAGccaaaacaacaacaatgatcagtATGGAAATGGAGGTGGTTATAGTCAGAGCCAGAGTGAATATGGATCTAGTGGTGGTTTTGGTGATAATGATGGGCATGGAAGTGGTACTGTTGGGATGGTCGATGGTGACATAGGATATGATAATGAATCTGGTGATAATGTTGGCAATATGGGCAAGGGCTAA
- the LOC131073027 gene encoding glycine-rich RNA-binding protein 4, mitochondrial isoform X1, with product MIWGTGAVFSWNRGENAYLVYHCSKIMAFASKLGNLLRQSKSKHTSFNGSTSMPSIYQALRHMSSSRLFVAGLSYAIDEQFLKESFTEFGEITEARIIYDWDSGRSRGFGFISFTSDEEAASALKSMDGKQLSGRILHVNYANERRSGFGGGGYGQNDGYASGGGYNRNDGYGTTTAYSQNNNNDQYGNGGGYSQSQSEYGSSGGFGDNDGHGSGTVGMVDGDIGYDNESGDNVGNMGKG from the exons ATGATATGGGGTACTGGTGCGGTTTTTTCATGGAATAG AGGGGAGAACGCTTATCTTGTATATCACTGTAGCAAAATAATGGCTTTTGCAAGCAAACTTGGAAACCTTTTGAGACAAAGCAAATCTAAGCACACAAGCTTTAATGGATCTACATCCATGCCATCAATATATCAAGCATTACGACACATGTCCTCGTCAAGGCTTTTTGTTGCAG GTCTGTCCTATGCAATCGATGAGCAGTTTCTAAAGGAATCATTTACTGAATTTGGTGAAATTACCGAAG CAAGAATTATTTATGACTGGGACAGTGGTAGGTCGAGAGGTTTTGGTTTTATCAGCTTCACTTCTGATGAGGAGGCTGCTTCTGCCTTAAAAAGCATGGATGGCAAG CAACTCAGTGGACGGATACTTCATGTCAATTATGCTAATGAAAGAAGAAGTGGCTTCGGAGGTGGCGGCTACGGTCAGAATGATGGGTATGCAAGTGGAGGTGGCTACAACCGGAATGATGGATATGGAACTACCACTGCCTATAGccaaaacaacaacaatgatcagtATGGAAATGGAGGTGGTTATAGTCAGAGCCAGAGTGAATATGGATCTAGTGGTGGTTTTGGTGATAATGATGGGCATGGAAGTGGTACTGTTGGGATGGTCGATGGTGACATAGGATATGATAATGAATCTGGTGATAATGTTGGCAATATGGGCAAGGGCTAA